In the genome of Flexistipes sinusarabici DSM 4947, one region contains:
- a CDS encoding TIGR01212 family radical SAM protein (This family includes YhcC from E. coli K-12, an uncharacterized radical SAM protein.), translating into MNKYLKEKYGEKVWKVPVDAGFSCPNKTGNSGGEGCIYCDTASFTHVERGEIADQVKKRIEKLRRRKINKFIIYFQSGTNTYGDIQTVKSRINSSLIDEDVVGIHIGTRPDCVDENILDYLSELNEKYDVTIEYGLQSAKNSTLKFINRGHTAEEFAWACKKTKAKGISVCAHIILGLPGESRRDMIETADFVAGIGIDSIKFHHLQVLKNTKLAELYIEKKFNLLSQEEYIDILSQFIARLQPDVVISRLIGDSPEELLIAPEWPSSKSDFVNKLNKFMEKNNLYQGKLYTG; encoded by the coding sequence TTGAACAAATATCTTAAAGAAAAATATGGTGAAAAGGTCTGGAAAGTACCTGTGGATGCAGGCTTCTCATGTCCCAATAAAACTGGAAACAGCGGCGGAGAAGGCTGTATATATTGTGATACTGCTTCCTTTACCCATGTGGAAAGAGGAGAGATAGCAGATCAGGTTAAAAAAAGAATTGAAAAGCTGCGCAGGAGAAAGATAAACAAATTTATTATATATTTTCAAAGCGGAACCAATACCTACGGTGATATACAAACGGTTAAAAGCAGGATAAACAGTTCTCTTATTGATGAGGATGTTGTGGGGATTCATATCGGCACGCGGCCGGACTGTGTGGATGAAAATATTTTGGACTATCTTTCAGAGCTGAATGAAAAATATGACGTTACAATCGAATACGGTCTGCAGAGTGCCAAAAACTCTACATTGAAATTTATTAACAGAGGGCATACAGCAGAAGAATTTGCCTGGGCTTGTAAAAAGACCAAGGCAAAAGGTATAAGCGTTTGTGCCCATATTATTTTAGGACTTCCGGGTGAGAGCCGGCGGGATATGATTGAAACTGCTGATTTTGTTGCCGGAATCGGGATTGACTCAATAAAATTTCATCATCTTCAGGTATTGAAAAATACAAAACTTGCCGAGCTGTATATAGAGAAAAAATTTAACTTGCTGAGCCAAGAGGAATACATTGATATTTTGTCCCAATTTATAGCACGCTTGCAGCCTGATGTTGTAATTTCAAGGCTGATAGGAGATTCCCCTGAAGAGTTGTTAATCGCTCCCGAGTGGCCGTCGTCAAAATCGGATTTTGTTAATAAATTAAACAAATTTATGGAGAAAAATAATTTATATCAGGGTAAACTTTATACAGGATGA
- a CDS encoding class I SAM-dependent methyltransferase translates to MDNQLEIIIKDKIREKGKITFAEFMDTALYYPELGYYQKENPFGEQGSFYTAVNASSSFGRSIASGFVQVFESTGIEQNICEMGAGSGYLTKDILDYYKQEFPEIYSNLSYIIIEKSEYLIQRQGELLKEHADAGKVVWTDFEKFADFNGIFFSNELVDAFPVHRIINIDGEYKELYVINHNNELQFYPDKISTPEIEEYMQQAGVKLNNKQIGDINIDALNWIKTLGSKISKGFVITIDYGFEAEQLYSDFRVDGTVTCYFKHKQNNDFFERIGYQDITAFVDFSGLEIYGKEYGLETLSFVPQWLFLIQCGILNEMEKAETDLQRTAIKSLIVPEGGFGTNFHVLVQTKNVKVPKDFVFNKSSFETFDTLSRNF, encoded by the coding sequence ATGGATAACCAACTGGAGATTATTATAAAAGACAAGATAAGAGAAAAGGGGAAAATTACCTTTGCCGAATTTATGGACACGGCGCTTTATTATCCTGAGCTGGGGTATTATCAGAAGGAGAATCCTTTCGGCGAGCAGGGGAGTTTTTATACGGCGGTTAATGCTTCCTCTTCTTTCGGCAGATCCATAGCTTCCGGATTTGTACAGGTATTTGAAAGTACCGGTATTGAACAGAATATATGCGAAATGGGCGCCGGAAGCGGCTATCTGACCAAAGATATACTTGATTATTACAAACAGGAATTTCCCGAAATTTACAGCAATCTCAGCTACATCATAATTGAAAAAAGCGAATATCTTATACAAAGACAGGGAGAGCTTCTTAAAGAACATGCTGATGCCGGTAAGGTCGTGTGGACTGATTTTGAAAAATTTGCCGATTTCAACGGTATATTTTTTTCCAATGAGCTTGTTGACGCTTTTCCGGTACACCGCATAATCAATATAGACGGAGAATATAAAGAACTTTATGTTATTAATCACAACAATGAGCTGCAGTTTTACCCGGATAAAATTTCTACACCTGAGATTGAAGAGTACATGCAGCAGGCAGGCGTTAAACTTAATAACAAACAGATCGGTGATATTAATATAGATGCATTGAATTGGATAAAAACGCTGGGCAGTAAAATTTCAAAAGGTTTTGTTATTACTATCGATTATGGTTTTGAAGCTGAACAGCTTTATTCTGACTTCAGAGTGGACGGTACAGTAACTTGTTATTTTAAACATAAACAGAACAATGATTTTTTTGAGCGCATAGGATATCAGGATATCACTGCTTTTGTTGATTTTAGCGGTTTGGAAATTTACGGAAAAGAGTATGGCCTGGAGACACTATCTTTTGTGCCCCAGTGGCTGTTTCTAATACAGTGCGGAATTCTTAATGAGATGGAAAAGGCTGAAACTGACCTCCAAAGAACGGCGATAAAGTCTCTTATCGTTCCTGAAGGCGGTTTTGGGACAAATTTTCATGTTCTTGTTCAGACAAAAAATGTTAAAGTTCCAAAAGATTTTGTTTTTAACAAATCGTCTTTTGAGACTTTTGATACATTGTCCCGGAATTTTTAG
- a CDS encoding ExbD/TolR family protein codes for MKFRDDKKTRSVDINLTPLIDVVFLLLIFFMVSTTFIYTDALKVNLPKAKGENVEVKKNINIVISQNGLININGNRVSKAGLSRKLNELHKAMPDATVILQADKNSAHGDVVFVMDYCKRAGFEKLAIATEEE; via the coding sequence ATGAAATTCCGTGACGATAAAAAGACGAGAAGCGTTGATATCAACCTGACCCCGCTGATAGACGTGGTCTTTTTACTCCTGATTTTTTTTATGGTTTCCACCACATTTATTTATACAGATGCACTGAAGGTCAATCTGCCTAAAGCAAAAGGTGAAAACGTTGAGGTTAAAAAAAATATTAATATTGTGATTTCCCAAAACGGCTTGATTAATATTAACGGCAACAGAGTTTCAAAAGCAGGTTTGTCCAGAAAATTAAACGAACTGCACAAAGCGATGCCTGATGCCACTGTGATTCTGCAGGCTGATAAAAATTCAGCCCATGGTGATGTTGTTTTTGTAATGGATTACTGTAAAAGGGCAGGGTTTGAAAAGCTTGCAATAGCAACCGAGGAAGAATGA
- a CDS encoding MotA/TolQ/ExbB proton channel family protein: MLEILEKGGVLMYPILLLSIISLAVFLERLVSLRKDRYVPKNFMDKLYVFLQNKSFQDARSLCDMNNCAIGDISKTILDNLDLPISRLMELSEEAGRFQAKKLERFLPTLQTIANIAPLLGLLGTVVGMIKTFVVISQQGVGNAQALAGGISEALLTTAAGLSVAIPTVIFYHIINSRSEKVVYELEGATSNILNLIFKEETK; this comes from the coding sequence ATGCTTGAAATTTTAGAAAAGGGCGGAGTGTTGATGTATCCTATTTTACTGCTGTCAATAATATCACTGGCAGTATTTTTGGAACGTTTGGTCAGTTTGCGTAAAGACAGATATGTTCCAAAAAATTTTATGGATAAGCTGTATGTTTTCCTGCAGAATAAATCCTTTCAGGATGCACGGTCTCTTTGCGACATGAACAATTGTGCAATAGGTGATATATCAAAAACAATCCTCGATAATCTGGATTTGCCAATTTCACGGTTGATGGAGCTGTCAGAAGAAGCCGGCCGATTCCAGGCCAAGAAACTCGAACGTTTTCTACCCACATTGCAGACAATTGCAAACATTGCACCTCTGCTCGGTCTCTTGGGTACCGTTGTCGGTATGATTAAAACATTTGTAGTGATTTCCCAGCAGGGTGTGGGTAACGCCCAGGCTTTGGCGGGCGGAATATCAGAAGCACTGTTAACTACGGCTGCCGGTCTTTCTGTGGCGATCCCCACGGTTATTTTCTATCATATTATTAACAGCAGGTCAGAAAAGGTGGTTTATGAGCTGGAAGGTGCCACTTCCAACATCCTTAATCTGATTTTTAAAGAGGAAACAAAATGA